From a region of the Thermosipho melanesiensis BI429 genome:
- a CDS encoding CPBP family intramembrane glutamic endopeptidase — MQYFKGIIYTILGFFLFTYFVPVLESYAEVNYGTFFDGVIVLFFCVIFISVTTRLFFEDFKEKRLRLDVFNLKDFVFSSLLMTFFVVFVVVQRKVLPNASFFVSIFVTYVLAFREELLIRWFLYNYIKSRKGFLFATFLSAGIFTYFHIRSFYYGGLFQIFVSGIFYALIYEHSKNIWLVTTIHFLNNFFVDNNVTNLLSDGIGLVVITYIFFKNYKISSIKFKEFTPGYIPLLLFLYSILLLSRNVSLQNLKGNYYVTYGQLFIILLFLVVLLVKKYKKIGFYLLVAFQVIALLIDYSFVIFIPILLMLFLELLDSEKEKNMLFWFFLANIVFFGIYSGRWEVLFKTENLLFSGIFLCYLFLKKYNTEKPLFYLIILCEFLFLLFSFSFSIIIPILIFIYFNTFKDKKLGILLILFSTILILSFGLYYKIPLLVLLLITLLSSSSLLKESLYIFNMIYLVLIYILMYFTEKVGLKDVRVIVSLSCYIYILFNIIEFLRFGSEKEVISQ, encoded by the coding sequence TTGCAGTATTTTAAAGGAATAATTTATACTATTTTAGGTTTTTTTCTCTTTACTTATTTTGTTCCTGTTTTGGAGTCTTATGCAGAAGTTAATTATGGAACCTTTTTTGATGGGGTGATTGTGCTCTTTTTTTGTGTAATATTTATTTCAGTAACTACTCGCCTTTTTTTTGAAGACTTTAAGGAAAAAAGGCTAAGGTTAGATGTGTTTAATTTAAAAGATTTTGTCTTTTCTTCTTTATTAATGACTTTTTTTGTTGTGTTTGTTGTGGTTCAAAGAAAGGTTTTACCAAATGCCAGTTTTTTTGTAAGTATTTTCGTTACATATGTATTAGCGTTTAGAGAGGAATTATTAATTAGATGGTTTTTGTATAATTATATAAAATCAAGAAAGGGTTTTTTGTTTGCAACATTCTTGAGTGCGGGGATTTTTACGTATTTTCATATTCGTAGTTTCTATTATGGAGGATTATTTCAAATTTTCGTTTCGGGGATTTTTTATGCATTAATTTACGAGCATTCGAAAAATATTTGGCTTGTAACAACAATTCATTTTTTAAATAATTTTTTTGTTGATAACAACGTAACAAATTTACTTTCGGACGGAATAGGTTTGGTTGTAATTACATATATATTCTTTAAAAACTATAAGATATCAAGTATAAAATTTAAAGAATTTACTCCGGGTTATATACCATTGCTTTTGTTTTTATACTCAATTTTATTATTATCTAGAAATGTTTCGTTACAGAATTTAAAAGGAAACTACTATGTTACTTATGGACAATTGTTTATTATTCTATTATTTTTAGTGGTTTTACTTGTAAAAAAATACAAAAAAATAGGGTTTTATCTGTTAGTGGCTTTCCAAGTGATTGCGTTGTTAATTGATTATTCTTTTGTTATTTTTATTCCAATTTTGTTGATGTTATTTCTTGAATTACTAGATAGTGAAAAAGAAAAAAATATGTTATTTTGGTTTTTTTTGGCCAATATTGTATTTTTTGGTATTTACAGTGGAAGATGGGAAGTGTTATTTAAGACTGAAAATCTATTGTTTTCTGGAATATTTTTATGTTATTTGTTTTTGAAAAAGTATAATACAGAAAAACCTTTATTCTATTTGATAATACTATGTGAATTTTTATTTTTGTTATTTAGTTTTTCTTTTAGTATAATTATACCCATCCTTATTTTTATATATTTCAACACTTTTAAAGATAAAAAATTAGGTATTTTACTTATTTTGTTTTCAACCATCCTTATTTTATCCTTTGGACTATATTACAAAATTCCTCTTTTGGTATTGCTATTAATAACTCTTTTATCGAGTTCGTCTTTATTAAAGGAGAGTCTCTATATCTTTAATATGATATATTTGGTTCTCATTTATATTCTGATGTATTTTACAGAGAAAGTAGGTTTGAAAGATGTTAGAGTTATTGTTTCTCTTTCGTGCTATATTTATATTTTATTTAACATTATTGAATTTCTAAGATTTGGTTCTGAAAAAGAAGTTATTAGTCAATAA
- a CDS encoding methyl-accepting chemotaxis protein: MKSVFSKVLIGFSIVMFLTLIVSLFLLVQINKISDLVGFTKQFNVYLSNLGLLFRESEILVDYKDYARLKKVGSDLEELRDKVVAYTESIKISSVGQENVNNLVSNMEKISVFLEKSSTSSNFTKLENLIKKGRTLTEDLLNILSEIQIKNIKNLKVSFLVASILVVVLTLSISFVVARILVRPIKKVNMLVENLSNGVLNIEIEKIKSNDEIGNMAKSVERLREILKETLLVINESSSKLSVTSEEMFASGEELSASVNSIAEVLDEISKEAMSNSAVVEEMNASLEELSSASQGNANTAQAMLESSEKITEHLSLNTKNLSEVLENIENTKYSVSKMSEVMKELSEYSKNIEQILETITSIADQTNLLALNAAIEAARAGEAGKGFAVVADEIRKLAEESRNATESIGKILTSIGKNISSSVKIANESFEMITKVSEYTDKTVRSFDELDEEIKNIQEHIQSVAASAQEQAAGAQEMSAGMNRIAILIENLTKKIENFNGSLQEANASLEELSVVSQEVSGLAAKLHEKIEFFKM; encoded by the coding sequence GTGAAAAGTGTTTTTTCAAAGGTTTTAATTGGATTTAGCATAGTAATGTTTTTAACGTTGATAGTTAGTTTATTTTTATTAGTACAGATTAATAAAATAAGTGATTTAGTTGGCTTTACTAAACAGTTTAATGTTTATCTTTCGAATTTGGGATTGTTATTTAGGGAATCTGAAATTTTAGTGGATTATAAAGACTATGCTAGATTAAAAAAAGTAGGTAGTGATTTAGAAGAGTTGAGGGATAAAGTTGTAGCATATACAGAAAGTATAAAAATATCTTCGGTTGGTCAAGAAAATGTGAATAACTTGGTTAGTAATATGGAAAAAATAAGTGTTTTTTTAGAAAAAAGTAGCACAAGTAGTAATTTTACTAAGCTAGAAAACTTGATAAAAAAAGGACGTACCCTGACCGAAGATTTGTTAAATATACTTTCAGAAATACAGATAAAAAACATAAAAAACTTGAAGGTTAGTTTTTTGGTAGCTTCTATTTTGGTTGTTGTTTTGACTTTAAGCATATCGTTTGTTGTAGCAAGGATATTGGTAAGACCTATAAAGAAAGTAAATATGTTAGTTGAAAATTTGAGTAATGGTGTTTTGAATATAGAAATTGAAAAAATTAAGTCAAATGATGAAATAGGAAATATGGCAAAGTCTGTGGAAAGATTAAGAGAAATTTTGAAAGAAACTTTATTGGTTATTAATGAATCATCTTCAAAGTTATCTGTAACTTCTGAAGAGATGTTTGCATCGGGTGAAGAACTATCTGCATCAGTAAATTCCATAGCTGAAGTCTTGGATGAAATTTCTAAAGAAGCAATGAGTAATAGCGCAGTTGTTGAAGAGATGAATGCTTCACTTGAAGAACTTTCAAGTGCATCACAGGGAAACGCAAATACTGCTCAGGCAATGCTTGAAAGTAGTGAAAAAATTACTGAACATTTGAGTTTAAATACAAAAAACTTGAGTGAAGTGTTGGAAAATATAGAAAATACAAAATATTCAGTAAGTAAAATGAGCGAGGTTATGAAAGAATTATCCGAATATTCGAAGAATATAGAACAGATTCTTGAAACAATAACTTCAATAGCTGACCAAACTAATTTGTTGGCTCTTAACGCGGCAATTGAAGCTGCAAGGGCCGGAGAAGCAGGAAAAGGATTTGCAGTAGTTGCAGATGAGATTAGAAAACTAGCAGAAGAAAGTAGAAATGCTACTGAAAGTATAGGTAAAATTTTAACATCAATTGGCAAAAATATATCATCTTCAGTAAAAATAGCAAACGAAAGCTTTGAAATGATAACAAAAGTCTCGGAATATACGGATAAGACGGTAAGATCATTTGATGAGTTGGATGAAGAAATAAAAAATATACAGGAGCATATACAAAGTGTAGCTGCAAGTGCGCAAGAACAAGCAGCTGGTGCACAGGAAATGTCAGCTGGAATGAATCGAATAGCAATATTGATTGAAAATTTAACTAAAAAAATAGAGAATTTCAACGGTTCGTTACAGGAGGCAAATGCTTCACTTGAGGAGTTATCTGTTGTTTCTCAGGAGGTTTCAGGCCTAGCTGCAAAATTACATGAGAAAATTGAATTTTTCAAAATGTAA
- a CDS encoding M3 family oligoendopeptidase, giving the protein MIFTNKKIEKRERKYFKDLSSTDAEKIIEVLNSLLEKQITKEEDVVELVEKLTELSDIVAEEMGWRYINMTRFADKKEYAEKFNEYFQNVVSELKPYYIKLEKKIYDSDVKISKEYVHMLNIISNNIELFREENIPLQVEERKLSNKYGAIFGSIEVEFRGEKKTLQQLLPYLKSPDREIREEAWRKRFHGLLEKREELDKLFDELKEIRIKQARNAGFDNYRDYMHKLKGRFEYTVDDVYKFHEAVEKKVMPFFKKRMEKRAKKLGLEVLKPWDTAVDVDGKVLNPYQTVDEFVDKAIKILGKVKPLFGERLEMMKNSGLLDLENRKGKAPGGYNYPLPETGAPFIFMNATGQSGDVRTLLHESGHAMHTFETVNIPITYYRPNRMEIAELASMSMELLTMHYWSEYYKDEEEYKKAMIEELEHAVLFLPWCMTVDAFQQWIYTNDHTPEERAQYFGKLMDKFNQGVDWSGLELEKQYRWLFQLHIFEVPFYYIEYGIAQLGALSIYKNYIENPEKTIENYHNFLKVGYKVPIDKVYEVAGIKLDFSEEHIEEIVNFVEERLRLLEGE; this is encoded by the coding sequence ATGATATTTACCAATAAGAAAATAGAAAAGAGAGAAAGAAAGTATTTTAAAGATTTATCTTCAACAGATGCTGAAAAAATTATAGAAGTTTTAAATTCTTTATTAGAAAAACAGATTACTAAAGAAGAAGATGTAGTTGAATTAGTTGAAAAATTAACAGAACTTTCGGATATTGTTGCAGAAGAAATGGGTTGGAGATATATTAATATGACTAGGTTTGCCGATAAAAAGGAATATGCTGAAAAATTCAACGAATACTTTCAAAATGTAGTTTCAGAGTTAAAACCGTATTACATAAAGCTTGAGAAAAAGATTTACGATAGCGATGTAAAGATTTCTAAAGAATATGTTCATATGTTGAATATAATTTCTAATAATATTGAATTATTTAGAGAGGAAAATATTCCTCTACAGGTTGAAGAAAGGAAACTTTCAAACAAGTATGGAGCTATATTTGGCTCTATTGAAGTTGAGTTTAGGGGTGAAAAGAAAACCCTACAACAGTTATTACCGTATCTGAAATCACCTGATAGAGAAATTAGGGAGGAAGCTTGGAGAAAGAGATTTCATGGATTGTTGGAAAAACGTGAAGAGCTTGATAAATTGTTCGATGAGTTGAAAGAGATAAGAATAAAACAGGCCAGAAATGCTGGATTTGATAATTATAGAGATTACATGCATAAATTGAAAGGAAGATTTGAATATACGGTTGATGATGTATACAAGTTCCATGAAGCAGTTGAAAAGAAAGTAATGCCATTTTTCAAAAAAAGGATGGAAAAGAGGGCAAAGAAGTTAGGATTAGAGGTTTTAAAGCCGTGGGATACAGCGGTTGACGTCGATGGGAAAGTATTAAATCCTTACCAAACAGTTGATGAGTTTGTAGATAAAGCAATAAAGATTTTAGGAAAGGTAAAACCTCTTTTTGGAGAAAGATTGGAGATGATGAAAAATTCAGGATTGCTTGATCTTGAAAACAGAAAAGGGAAGGCGCCTGGTGGGTATAATTATCCATTGCCAGAAACGGGTGCACCGTTTATTTTCATGAATGCTACTGGTCAAAGTGGAGATGTGAGAACGTTGTTACATGAATCAGGTCATGCAATGCATACTTTTGAAACTGTAAACATCCCAATAACCTATTACAGACCAAATAGAATGGAAATAGCAGAGTTAGCTTCTATGAGTATGGAGCTTTTAACTATGCATTACTGGAGTGAATATTACAAAGATGAGGAAGAATACAAAAAAGCGATGATTGAAGAATTAGAACATGCAGTACTATTTTTACCTTGGTGCATGACTGTTGATGCTTTCCAACAATGGATATATACGAATGACCATACACCAGAAGAACGCGCACAGTACTTTGGGAAACTTATGGATAAATTTAACCAGGGTGTTGATTGGTCTGGACTTGAACTTGAGAAACAATATAGATGGTTATTCCAGTTACATATTTTTGAAGTGCCATTTTATTATATTGAATATGGAATTGCACAACTTGGAGCGTTATCTATTTATAAAAACTACATTGAAAATCCAGAAAAGACAATAGAAAACTATCACAACTTTTTAAAGGTTGGATATAAAGTGCCGATAGATAAAGTATATGAAGTTGCGGGGATAAAATTAGATTTTTCCGAGGAACATATCGAAGAGATTGTAAATTTTGTAGAAGAACGGTTAAGATTATTGGAGGGAGAGTAG
- a CDS encoding MATE family efflux transporter — protein sequence MKHRVDLYKQGIFKSLFLLGWPLIVSNLMQTFYNAVDAYFLGKLGKVEFSAPTIVWPLIFVFISLSIGFAQAGVTLVAQYTGASLKEKAKKSAGQTITISTILGVVLSIVAILISRPVITLIAGNESREVVKFAVSYFNIVMIGLPFGFIFNSAASILRGWGDSKFTMNLMFISTVVNIILDPILIFGVGFIPKMGVVGAAWATTIARIVAAIISIEHLFKGKRGFKIDLNDLKPDFELIKRVFRIGMPSSLSMSVTSLGFVVIMKFVSSFGPTVVSAYGVGNRIINFITMISFGIGNSVTTMVGQFLGANDIKRAEQTVKVAFFANFTIVFTLSALTFFFGGRLTQFFINDPEVIKVGYIFFKYVSFSLPFFTSMSVFINTLVGAGRTELAMIIDITRLWGIRVPLIAIFSARFGFTGLFFAMIISNVGAMILAYLFVKFSKWQKAIIKSEERGALDDIYQ from the coding sequence TTGAAGCATAGGGTAGATTTGTACAAACAGGGGATATTTAAATCACTCTTTTTGTTGGGGTGGCCGTTAATCGTTTCAAATTTAATGCAAACCTTTTACAATGCGGTTGATGCGTATTTTCTTGGAAAACTTGGGAAAGTTGAGTTTTCAGCGCCTACAATAGTATGGCCACTTATTTTTGTTTTTATTTCACTTTCCATAGGTTTTGCACAGGCTGGTGTTACACTTGTTGCACAGTATACAGGCGCTTCTTTAAAGGAAAAAGCAAAAAAATCTGCAGGACAAACGATAACAATTTCAACAATTCTTGGTGTTGTTTTATCGATTGTAGCAATCTTGATTTCTAGACCTGTTATTACGCTAATAGCAGGTAATGAAAGTAGAGAAGTAGTAAAATTTGCGGTTAGTTATTTTAACATAGTTATGATAGGACTTCCCTTTGGATTTATTTTTAACTCCGCGGCCTCTATTTTAAGGGGTTGGGGAGATTCAAAGTTTACCATGAACCTAATGTTTATTTCTACTGTGGTTAATATTATTCTAGATCCAATATTAATCTTTGGAGTTGGATTTATACCAAAGATGGGTGTGGTAGGTGCTGCTTGGGCAACGACAATTGCAAGGATTGTAGCAGCGATAATTTCAATTGAACACTTGTTTAAAGGAAAAAGAGGGTTTAAAATAGATTTGAATGATTTAAAACCTGATTTTGAACTAATAAAAAGAGTGTTTAGGATAGGTATGCCAAGTTCTCTTAGTATGAGTGTTACATCGTTGGGATTTGTTGTGATTATGAAATTTGTTTCAAGTTTTGGTCCTACAGTGGTGAGTGCCTATGGGGTTGGAAATAGAATAATTAATTTCATTACAATGATTTCCTTTGGAATTGGAAATTCAGTTACAACAATGGTAGGTCAATTTCTGGGAGCAAATGATATAAAACGTGCAGAACAGACGGTTAAAGTAGCGTTTTTTGCAAATTTTACCATTGTATTTACGTTGAGTGCTCTTACCTTCTTTTTTGGAGGGCGACTTACACAATTTTTTATTAACGACCCAGAGGTTATTAAAGTTGGATATATCTTTTTTAAGTATGTTTCATTTTCTTTGCCATTTTTTACTTCAATGTCGGTGTTTATAAACACACTTGTTGGTGCGGGAAGAACTGAACTGGCAATGATAATAGATATAACTAGATTGTGGGGAATTAGGGTACCTTTAATTGCAATTTTTTCAGCGAGATTTGGATTTACAGGATTGTTTTTTGCGATGATAATTAGTAATGTAGGTGCTATGATTCTGGCGTATTTGTTTGTGAAATTTTCCAAATGGCAAAAAGCGATTATAAAAAGTGAAGAAAGGGGGGCTTTAGATGATATTTACCAATAA
- a CDS encoding potassium channel beta subunit family protein codes for MNYRKVGKWGLKISELSLGSWLTFGNQLDISAAKEIVREAFKQGINFFDTAEAYANGMAESMLGEVFKEFRRSDIVVSTKIFWGGNGPNDRGLSRKHIIEGTFASLKRLQLDYVDIVYCHRPDPETPIEETVLAMDYLIRNGYALYWGTSEWSAQQLENAHKACKELNCVPPIVEQPQYNMLVRNRVEKEYQPIYEKYGMGLTIWSPLASGILTGKYNNGIPEDSRLARFPNLKKHLEENGILTEKTFEKLQKLQKIADELDAKLSQLAIAWCLLNPNVSSVILGVSKMEQLHENLNALKVKEKITDDMEKEIRKILEG; via the coding sequence ATGAATTATAGAAAAGTAGGAAAATGGGGATTAAAAATTAGTGAACTTTCCCTTGGTTCCTGGCTTACGTTTGGAAATCAATTAGACATATCTGCTGCAAAAGAAATTGTAAGGGAAGCATTTAAACAAGGAATTAACTTTTTTGACACTGCAGAAGCATATGCCAATGGAATGGCTGAATCAATGCTAGGAGAAGTCTTTAAAGAATTTAGAAGAAGTGATATAGTTGTTTCCACAAAAATCTTTTGGGGTGGAAATGGTCCCAACGATAGAGGACTTTCCAGAAAACACATTATTGAAGGAACTTTTGCCTCATTAAAAAGACTGCAGCTCGATTATGTAGACATAGTTTACTGTCACAGACCTGATCCCGAAACTCCAATAGAAGAAACGGTTCTTGCAATGGATTATCTAATACGAAATGGTTATGCACTATATTGGGGTACTTCAGAATGGAGCGCTCAGCAACTTGAAAATGCCCACAAAGCATGTAAAGAACTAAATTGTGTACCTCCAATTGTGGAACAACCACAATATAATATGCTTGTAAGAAATAGAGTGGAGAAAGAATACCAACCAATATATGAAAAATATGGAATGGGATTAACAATATGGAGCCCTCTTGCCTCTGGAATACTAACCGGAAAATACAATAATGGCATCCCCGAAGACTCAAGATTAGCTAGATTTCCAAACCTTAAAAAGCATCTTGAAGAAAATGGGATTTTAACGGAAAAGACCTTTGAAAAATTGCAAAAACTACAAAAAATTGCCGATGAATTAGACGCCAAACTTTCACAACTTGCAATTGCATGGTGTCTATTAAACCCCAATGTAAGCAGTGTAATCCTTGGTGTTTCCAAAATGGAACAACTACACGAAAATCTAAATGCTTTAAAAGTAAAAGAAAAGATAACAGATGATATGGAAAAAGAAATAAGAAAAATATTGGAGGGATAA
- a CDS encoding aminopeptidase → MLRKYATVALQIGLNLQKNQILFVKAPIDAKEFVEEVVDVAFELGAYDVYVKWNDEVVTKHRLKKASIDALKEYPEWEIKASEYLLDKKGAVLSITGADPDALKDVPPDRIGIFTKTANLANKDIMKRMMTNEISWCVVAYPSKKWAKKVIGEEDTEKLLSYILKASRIEGNPIENWKKHIKQLNRITDFLNERQFDYLIYEGPGTDLQVGLPKDHVWISGSQKNSQGITFVPNIPTEEVFTAPHREKINGTVSNSLPLVYGGNIIDKFKLTFKDGEIIKYEAEVGKEILETILNTDKGAKRLGEVALVSVESPIYKMKTVFFNTLFDENAASHFAFGRAYPNCIKNGEKLSEKELLKAGINTSLTHVDFMIGNEEINVWGVKGNEKIKLMEKGLFVI, encoded by the coding sequence ATGCTTAGAAAATACGCAACGGTAGCACTTCAAATAGGACTTAATCTTCAAAAAAATCAAATATTATTCGTTAAAGCTCCAATTGATGCAAAAGAATTTGTAGAAGAGGTTGTGGATGTCGCTTTTGAACTTGGAGCATACGATGTTTATGTAAAATGGAATGATGAGGTCGTCACAAAACATCGTCTGAAAAAAGCATCAATTGACGCGTTAAAAGAGTATCCTGAATGGGAAATAAAAGCTTCTGAATACCTTTTAGATAAAAAAGGTGCAGTTTTAAGTATTACTGGAGCAGACCCAGATGCATTAAAAGATGTTCCGCCAGACAGAATTGGCATTTTTACAAAGACTGCTAACCTTGCAAATAAGGATATAATGAAAAGGATGATGACAAATGAAATCAGCTGGTGTGTTGTGGCATACCCATCAAAAAAATGGGCAAAAAAGGTAATAGGAGAAGAAGATACTGAAAAACTTTTAAGTTATATTTTAAAGGCAAGTAGAATAGAAGGTAACCCCATAGAAAATTGGAAAAAACACATTAAACAATTAAATCGCATAACAGATTTCCTAAATGAAAGACAATTTGATTACCTCATTTATGAAGGTCCTGGAACAGATTTACAAGTTGGACTTCCCAAAGATCATGTATGGATATCTGGAAGTCAAAAAAATTCACAAGGGATTACATTTGTCCCAAACATCCCCACAGAAGAGGTTTTCACCGCTCCACATAGAGAAAAAATAAACGGCACAGTTTCAAATAGCCTTCCATTAGTGTACGGTGGAAACATTATTGATAAATTCAAACTAACATTCAAAGACGGGGAAATAATCAAATATGAAGCAGAAGTAGGAAAAGAAATACTTGAAACTATTCTCAACACAGATAAAGGAGCAAAAAGATTGGGAGAAGTTGCATTAGTTTCAGTTGAATCACCTATATACAAAATGAAAACGGTATTTTTCAACACACTGTTTGACGAAAATGCAGCATCTCATTTCGCGTTTGGAAGGGCATATCCAAATTGTATAAAAAATGGAGAAAAGTTATCTGAAAAAGAATTATTAAAAGCGGGGATAAACACCAGCCTTACCCATGTAGATTTTATGATAGGAAATGAGGAAATAAACGTTTGGGGTGTAAAGGGTAATGAAAAAATTAAATTAATGGAAAAAGGATTATTTGTTATCTAG
- a CDS encoding ABC transporter permease: MFKYLLKLELLRSREATFWFIVFPILLSLLLTSIFGNIKERVKFRIGVIGKSSILESFKEYFEIIEIKNLDEFLEKNLDIVVVLPQDFDVKVQKAIFLQRTKLFKPVDVDVYYVPGDMGSKIAKSVFVSVLSGVGNIKKQKIEIIEKNQKGRYQDFLYGAIIVMNIMSVTFFGYMTSISYYKRNGLLKRLSVTPYNHFYLTFTFVSFVQILISCAIFSVFDFLVYKVDVLDANILFYILYGSLVFLSFGYMLTRVIRNPETSVVLGNIFFQVFMFAGGFYFDVRNAGVISVISKIIPSTYLVDGIRFSFGYSVYKNHILVPFIWLLGSIVLSVVLDNK, translated from the coding sequence ATGTTCAAATATTTGTTAAAATTAGAACTTTTAAGGTCACGTGAAGCAACCTTTTGGTTTATTGTTTTTCCCATTTTACTTTCTTTATTACTTACATCTATTTTTGGAAATATAAAGGAAAGGGTTAAATTTAGAATAGGGGTTATTGGAAAAAGTTCTATTTTGGAAAGTTTCAAGGAATATTTTGAGATAATAGAGATAAAAAATTTAGATGAATTTTTAGAAAAAAATTTGGATATTGTAGTTGTTTTGCCACAAGATTTTGATGTGAAGGTACAAAAGGCAATTTTTTTGCAAAGAACTAAATTATTTAAGCCAGTGGATGTAGATGTATATTATGTTCCAGGTGATATGGGTTCAAAAATAGCAAAATCAGTTTTTGTTAGTGTACTTTCTGGTGTTGGTAACATAAAAAAACAGAAAATAGAAATTATAGAAAAAAATCAAAAGGGAAGGTACCAAGATTTTTTGTATGGTGCAATAATAGTGATGAATATAATGTCTGTAACGTTTTTTGGGTATATGACAAGTATTTCATATTATAAACGAAATGGTCTTTTGAAAAGATTGTCTGTAACACCGTACAACCACTTTTATTTGACATTTACATTTGTTTCTTTTGTACAGATTTTAATTTCTTGTGCAATATTTTCTGTATTTGATTTTTTGGTGTATAAGGTTGATGTTTTGGATGCAAATATATTATTTTATATTTTGTATGGAAGCCTTGTATTTTTGTCGTTTGGTTACATGTTAACAAGGGTTATTAGAAATCCAGAAACAAGTGTTGTCTTGGGAAATATATTTTTTCAAGTCTTTATGTTTGCAGGAGGATTTTATTTTGATGTAAGAAATGCTGGAGTTATATCTGTTATTTCAAAAATAATCCCATCTACCTATTTGGTAGATGGGATACGTTTTTCTTTTGGATATTCCGTATATAAAAATCACATTTTGGTACCTTTTATTTGGCTTTTAGGTTCTATAGTATTGAGTGTTGTTCTAGATAACAAATAA
- a CDS encoding ABC transporter ATP-binding protein, with protein MIKVINLRKKYGDFEALKGISFEVEKGVIFSFLGPNGAGKTTTIEILEGLRKKTSGEIYFFGKKVEKVGKELKEKIGVLLQRTELFRELTVIETLSLFRSFYEKGYNPEEVLEIVGLEEKKKSRVRNLSGGQFQRLCFGLSIINDPKILFLDEPTTGLDPQARRHIWDLILKFKREGKTIFLTTHYMEEAQNLSDMVCIIDNGKIVAQGSPDELIRNSGLNSIIEIEGEYDFGEVVEGKTIIETSNVMEEINKLLNIGIENFTVRHPTLEDVFLKLTGRGLRD; from the coding sequence ATGATTAAGGTGATAAACTTAAGAAAGAAATACGGGGATTTTGAAGCGTTGAAAGGGATAAGTTTTGAAGTTGAAAAGGGAGTAATTTTTTCTTTTTTAGGTCCAAATGGCGCGGGGAAAACAACTACTATTGAGATATTGGAAGGGTTAAGGAAAAAAACCTCTGGGGAAATTTATTTTTTTGGAAAAAAGGTTGAAAAAGTGGGAAAAGAATTAAAAGAAAAAATTGGGGTGCTTTTGCAAAGAACAGAGTTATTTAGAGAACTTACAGTTATTGAAACATTGTCACTTTTTAGAAGTTTTTACGAGAAAGGTTACAATCCAGAAGAAGTATTAGAGATTGTTGGATTAGAGGAAAAGAAAAAAAGTAGGGTAAGAAATCTTTCAGGTGGACAATTTCAGAGACTTTGTTTTGGACTTTCTATTATAAATGATCCTAAGATTTTGTTTTTAGATGAACCCACTACAGGTTTAGATCCTCAAGCAAGAAGACATATTTGGGATTTGATTTTGAAGTTTAAAAGAGAGGGAAAAACAATATTTTTAACTACGCATTATATGGAAGAAGCACAAAATTTATCGGATATGGTTTGTATTATAGATAATGGCAAAATTGTCGCCCAAGGTTCTCCAGATGAGTTAATTAGGAATTCAGGATTAAATTCGATTATTGAAATAGAAGGTGAGTATGATTTTGGAGAAGTAGTTGAAGGAAAGACAATTATAGAAACGTCAAATGTAATGGAAGAAATAAATAAATTATTAAATATAGGTATTGAAAACTTTACTGTAAGACATCCAACATTAGAAGATGTATTTTTAAAACTTACTGGTAGAGGATTGAGGGATTGA